GAAACGGGAGCCGTCCGGGCGACGTAAGTAAGCACCTTCACCACGCAGTGCCTCCGTTAACAGGAAGTTGCGCGCCTCCGGATGGAACAGACAGGTTGGATGGAATTGGTTGAACTCTAGGTTAGCGACCCGGCAACCGGCCCGCCAGGCCATGGCAATCCCGTCGCCGGAAGAAACGTCCGGGTTTGACGTATACTGATAAACCTTGGACGCTCCGCCAGTGGCCAGAACCACGAATTTTGCACGTACGGTTTCGACGGACTCGCGCTGGCGGTTCCAGATATAAGCACCGAGAACACGGTTTGGCTGTTCGGTCTGACCCAGCTTGTGGCTGGTGATTAAGTCCAGTGCGTTGTGGCGTTCAAGCACCTGAATGTTCGGGTGATTGTGGACGTTGTCCTGCAGCGACATCTGCATCGCCATACCGGTGGCATCGGCTGCATGCAGAATTCTTCGGTGACTGTGGCCGCCTTCGCGGGTCAGGTGGTAACGCGGTTGAGCATCCGTACTGTTATCTTCCTGATCAAACGGTACCCCGGCATCAATCAGCCATTGCACGCAGTCGCGGGCATTTTCCGCAATGAAACGGACCACATCTTCATCGCATAAATGGGCACCGGCAATCTGAGTATCTTCAACATGAGAGTCCACACTGTCCGTTTCATCAAAAACAGCAGCGATACCGCCTTGGGCATAGTAGGTTGAACCTTCGCTACGCGGGCCTTTACTCAGGACAAGCACTTGACACATCGGAGCAAGACGCAGTGCCAGAGACAGGCCTGCCGCGCCACTACCGATGACCAGGACATCGCAACTGTGTTCTCGGTTCTCTTTCATATTGATCTCATATCCCTGTGGTAAGCTCGCTATATTATCAAAAAACCGTTTTGGTGGGACTTTTTTGATGGTGTGAGCATTGAGTTTGCATTTCTGTCGATCGCGGCTGTGCGGTTCAATTGTCAATAGATAGGCAGTTGCGCACAAACGGCTGAGTCAGTATGGTGTGCATGGAACTTTGCGCTTTTTTTGGGGTCTTTAGTTCTTTAGGCTTCTATGTCCATAGAATATAAGCGGTTCTGAAGTGAGGATGATCAATGGTGAAGCCATCTTTATTATTGCATTCAGAACAGGATGACCTTGTCACAGACAGAGGAGTACACGCTCGAATGAGCGAGCCGTTAACTGACCAGGTACTGATAGAGCGAGTACAACGAGGGGACAAACAAGCCTTTAATCTGCTGGTCGTGAAATACCAGAATAAGGTTTGTAATCTGATTGCCCGTTATGTCGGTAACTCCGGTGATGTGCCGGATGTAGCGCAGGAAGCTTTTATTAAGGCTTACCGCGCGCTGCCGTCTTTTCGTGGGGAAAGCGCGTTTTATACCTGGCTTTATCGTATTGCTGTCAACACAGCAAAAAATCATTTAGTCGCTCAGGGGCGACGTCCGCCAGCCACCGATGTGGACGCGGAGGAGGCCGAATATTATGAAAATGGCGGTGCTCTGAAAGAAATTTCGAACCCTGAGAACCAAATGTTGTCAGATGAATTGAAGCGGGTGGTATTCAGTACCATAGAAAGCCTCCCGGATGATTTGAAGACCGCAATTACGCTTCGTGAACTTGAGGGATTGAGTTACGAGGAAATTGCAGAAGTCATGGGCTGTCCGGTCGGTACGGTACGTTCTCGTATTTTCCGGGCTCGGGAGGCGGTCGAAAAACGGATCACCCCCCTGATGCAGCGCTAATATTTGGGCCAAACGGTGACAAAGATGGCTGATAAAGAAAAAATTTCGGCTTTGCTTGATGGTGAAGATGTCGATCAGAGTGTGATTAACCAGCTTCTGGTCGATGACGCCGCAAAGCAAAGCTGGCAGGCTTATCATTTGATGAGCGATGTTTTGCATGGTGAAGCGCCGGGACAACCGCGATGGGATATCGCCGGTCAGGTGTCGATGGCACTGGAAGACGAACCTGCGCACAGCCTGTCAGGCAATCATGCTGTAACGACAGGTCATGACAATGTGGTTCAGATGCCACAGACTGAGCAGCCTCGTCCTCAGCAGGCTCGGCGTTCCATGCCAGCCTGGCTGATGCAGTTTGGTCAGGTTGCTGTCGCAGCCAGCGTCTCATTGGCAGTGATTATCGGCGTACAACAATATAACGGTGGTGAAGAAGCATCATTAGCCAGTGGGGCAAATAATGATGTACCTGTTCTTCAGACCATTCCTTTTGCCGGAACTGCTGAACCTGTGAGCCTGACCCGTGATTCTGTTCGCCCTCACTCTGAGTCGCCAAGCGAAGCACAACTGATGGAGCAACGCCGGCGTATCAACGCAATGTTGCAGGATTATGAGTTGCAGCTGCGCCTGAATGCAGAAGACGGCAGTCTGGATAAAACTCTGTTGGAATCACACTGATTCGTGGCGGTGATATGAAAAAATTTCTGGTCGGTGTAATGACACTGGTCAGCCTGGCAATGCCTTGGCAAGCCTCTGCGGAAGAAGACACAACCACTTCTGCAGAGGCTTTGTTGCATCAAATGGATAAGGCCACCAGGCAATTGAGTTATGAGGTGTCTTACATCCTCATCAAGAAAAACAGTATTGAGCCGTTACGCTACCGCCATGCGATAGAAGACGGTCAGACTTATGCACATCTGGTTTATCTCAGTGGTCCGCCGCGGGAAGTGATTCAGCGGGGGGAGGAAGTCAGCTATTTCGAGCCTGGTCTGGATCCGTTTACGATCAACAGTAACCGTATGGTGGCCCCTTTGCCGCCGATCATGCGGAGTAATGTTGCAGAACTGGCGCAATATTACGATTTCATTCCGATGGGACGCTCCCGCGAGGCCGGAACGGCCTGCGATGTGGTGCGCATTGCTCCAAAAGACGGCGCCCGTTACTCCTATCTGTTGTGGATGGATACTCACTCACATCTGGTGCTGAGGGCAGATTTGCTCGATCGCGACGGGGAACCGCTGGAGCAGTATCGGGCGGTCTCGTATGTCGTCAATGATAAAGTGGCGGATGTGCTGGAAAGTCTGAAGTCGGTGAAACTGCCTGAAGTTGTTCAGTTGCCGCCCCAGCCTCAGGTTCAGTTGTCCTGGCAGGTGACCTGGCTGCCACAGGGGTTTGAGAGTATTGCGCATAACCGGCACCGGCTGATGCTGACAGAGCGTCCGGTGGAAAGTCAGATGTATACCGACGGGTTGTTCAGCTTTTCAATTTACGTTTCCGCAGCGGACGGGTTCAGTGTGCGGGAACAACTGGTTCGCCAGGGCCGCCGCACGCTGCACAGCCAGCTGCTGAAAGATAAAGAAGTGACTGTGGTCGGGGATATTCCGCCTGCGACCGCCAGACGGGTTGCTGAGTCAGTAACCTTTGATGGAGCCGGAAAACCATGATGCATTCACTGGCGACGGTCGTCGCCGTTGCACGGAACCAGATTACGGTGAGTTGCCAGCAACAAACCAGTTGTGGTTCCTGTGCCTCGCAGAATAGTTGCGGGACGGGAGTCATCAGCAAGGTGCTGCCCGGGCGGCAGCATCAGCTGACTCTGTCGACAAGAAATATTGATGAACCGATTGAAGTCGGGCAGCTGGTTGAAATCGGTCTGTCTGAGCGCAGTGTACTGCAGTCGGCGCTTTTGGTGTACGTTTTGCCGCTGGTGTGTATGCTGCTCGGGACCTTACTGGGTCAATGGTGGTTTGTTGAGCTGGCCGGTGGCGGTGAAGGCGGTGTGATTGCCTGTGCACTGCTGGGCGGTGCGCTGGGGTTGCTGCTGGCCCGTCGTCGCGCGTCCGGCTTGTCCTCTCAGGGGGAATACCAGCCCAGCCTGATCCGGGTTCTTGGTCAGCCCGTTGCGGACGGCCTGTCAACAAATGCGTTATCGAAAGATAGCAGCAGCCGTTGAAATTCGGTAGAATCTGCCAACTTGATCTTAGGATCCCATTCATTTTTTAATCACGAGTTAGTCACGCCAATTCATGAAGCACATTCGTAACTTTTCGATTATTGCACATATCGACCATGGTAAGTCGACGTTATCTGACCGCCTGATTCAAGTCTGCGGTGGCCTTTCCGATCGTGAAATGGCTGCGCAAGTGCTTGATTCAATGGATCTGGAACGTGAACGTGGTATCACCATCAAGGCCCAGAGCGTGACGCTCAACTATACGGCAAAAGATGGCGAAACCTATCAGCTGAACTTTATCGACACCCCGGGGCAC
This DNA window, taken from Photobacterium sp. CCB-ST2H9, encodes the following:
- the nadB gene encoding L-aspartate oxidase; the protein is MKENREHSCDVLVIGSGAAGLSLALRLAPMCQVLVLSKGPRSEGSTYYAQGGIAAVFDETDSVDSHVEDTQIAGAHLCDEDVVRFIAENARDCVQWLIDAGVPFDQEDNSTDAQPRYHLTREGGHSHRRILHAADATGMAMQMSLQDNVHNHPNIQVLERHNALDLITSHKLGQTEQPNRVLGAYIWNRQRESVETVRAKFVVLATGGASKVYQYTSNPDVSSGDGIAMAWRAGCRVANLEFNQFHPTCLFHPEARNFLLTEALRGEGAYLRRPDGSRFMPEFDERAELAPRDVVARAIDYEMKRLGADCMYLDISHKPADFVTKHFPTIYEKLLTYGIDITTDPIPVVPAAHYTCGGVMVNKQGQTDLTGLYAIGEVSYTGLHGANRMASNSLLECVVYAWSAANHISEHMNEVSLPASLPLWDESKVSNSDEEVVIQHNWHELRLFMWDYVGIVRTTKRLERAMRRIQLLKQEIDEYYSNFRVSNNLLELRNLVQVAELMVHCALARKESRGLHYTLDYPEMLETLSPTILDPRKTQ
- the rpoE gene encoding RNA polymerase sigma factor RpoE, with product MSEPLTDQVLIERVQRGDKQAFNLLVVKYQNKVCNLIARYVGNSGDVPDVAQEAFIKAYRALPSFRGESAFYTWLYRIAVNTAKNHLVAQGRRPPATDVDAEEAEYYENGGALKEISNPENQMLSDELKRVVFSTIESLPDDLKTAITLRELEGLSYEEIAEVMGCPVGTVRSRIFRAREAVEKRITPLMQR
- a CDS encoding RseA family anti-sigma factor; translated protein: MADKEKISALLDGEDVDQSVINQLLVDDAAKQSWQAYHLMSDVLHGEAPGQPRWDIAGQVSMALEDEPAHSLSGNHAVTTGHDNVVQMPQTEQPRPQQARRSMPAWLMQFGQVAVAASVSLAVIIGVQQYNGGEEASLASGANNDVPVLQTIPFAGTAEPVSLTRDSVRPHSESPSEAQLMEQRRRINAMLQDYELQLRLNAEDGSLDKTLLESH
- the rseB gene encoding sigma-E factor regulatory protein RseB, whose translation is MKKFLVGVMTLVSLAMPWQASAEEDTTTSAEALLHQMDKATRQLSYEVSYILIKKNSIEPLRYRHAIEDGQTYAHLVYLSGPPREVIQRGEEVSYFEPGLDPFTINSNRMVAPLPPIMRSNVAELAQYYDFIPMGRSREAGTACDVVRIAPKDGARYSYLLWMDTHSHLVLRADLLDRDGEPLEQYRAVSYVVNDKVADVLESLKSVKLPEVVQLPPQPQVQLSWQVTWLPQGFESIAHNRHRLMLTERPVESQMYTDGLFSFSIYVSAADGFSVREQLVRQGRRTLHSQLLKDKEVTVVGDIPPATARRVAESVTFDGAGKP
- a CDS encoding SoxR reducing system RseC family protein, whose translation is MMHSLATVVAVARNQITVSCQQQTSCGSCASQNSCGTGVISKVLPGRQHQLTLSTRNIDEPIEVGQLVEIGLSERSVLQSALLVYVLPLVCMLLGTLLGQWWFVELAGGGEGGVIACALLGGALGLLLARRRASGLSSQGEYQPSLIRVLGQPVADGLSTNALSKDSSSR